A window of the Synechococcus sp. LTW-R genome harbors these coding sequences:
- a CDS encoding tyrosine-type recombinase/integrase, translating to MVEALVAVPKIASHIYKARQSYVLQRAVPSDVRQIVCKATWKEGGGKTLNEARARLPGFLARTDREIAIARRELQLTPDEQIDRLPCTGALDDPEVQELLLEGARVDPDLSQAQRERMVAVVTGELIPEPLYTAEDLIAVATKLKQPARRTRDSWCKQLDLFMGFCGVGSPLSCTKDHAASYRTYLLERVSANTAKTTINYLSGLWSILEEVKPNSTHIFRGLAKRIKVVKKDRLDVVNPVTDWTGSIYVPVLKVLYYTGARLSEVSGLRVEDLLEDRIVVRPNLERSLKTSASHREIPLHPELEEILAPLRSSTGFVWPRLQGPDGRWGHNLSKPCKSITGVNPHGLRHHAATRLREQNFNEATIGKLLGHEPSNVTGSYGSVPWQRLVEAVRSL from the coding sequence TTGGTAGAAGCGTTGGTAGCGGTGCCCAAAATTGCCAGCCACATCTACAAGGCACGTCAGTCTTACGTCCTTCAACGAGCGGTGCCATCAGACGTGCGTCAGATCGTCTGTAAAGCCACTTGGAAGGAAGGCGGTGGTAAAACCCTCAACGAAGCCAGAGCGCGGCTTCCAGGCTTTCTGGCGAGGACTGATCGAGAGATCGCGATTGCCCGTAGGGAGTTGCAGCTGACCCCTGATGAGCAGATCGATCGGCTTCCCTGCACAGGGGCTCTCGACGACCCTGAGGTGCAGGAGCTTCTGCTGGAAGGAGCGCGGGTTGATCCGGATTTGAGTCAGGCCCAACGAGAGCGGATGGTCGCTGTCGTCACCGGTGAGCTGATTCCTGAGCCCCTCTACACGGCTGAGGATCTGATTGCTGTTGCGACCAAGCTCAAGCAGCCAGCAAGACGGACGCGAGATAGCTGGTGCAAGCAGCTCGATCTGTTCATGGGGTTCTGCGGTGTTGGTTCACCGCTGTCATGCACCAAAGATCACGCTGCCTCTTACCGGACTTACTTGCTTGAACGGGTAAGTGCCAACACAGCCAAGACCACAATCAATTATTTGAGTGGACTTTGGTCGATCCTTGAAGAAGTTAAGCCAAATTCAACGCATATTTTCAGGGGCCTAGCGAAGCGCATTAAGGTCGTCAAGAAAGATCGTCTGGATGTTGTTAACCCAGTCACAGACTGGACCGGCAGCATCTATGTCCCAGTCCTCAAGGTGCTTTATTACACAGGGGCGCGCTTATCAGAAGTTTCTGGCTTGAGGGTTGAGGACTTGCTTGAAGACAGGATTGTTGTACGTCCGAATCTAGAGCGTTCGCTAAAGACAAGTGCTTCTCATCGAGAAATACCACTGCATCCTGAGCTTGAAGAGATACTCGCCCCACTTCGATCCTCTACTGGCTTTGTATGGCCGCGATTACAAGGTCCTGATGGACGTTGGGGGCATAACTTGTCGAAGCCTTGTAAATCCATCACAGGGGTTAATCCACATGGGCTGCGGCATCATGCTGCGACACGGTTAAGGGAGCAGAACTTCAACGAGGCAACAATCGGGAAATTGCTTGGACATGAACCATCGAACGTAACTGGAAGCTATGGCTCGGTTCCTTGGCAGCGCTTGGTAGAAGCCGTCCGATCGCTGTAG
- a CDS encoding aminotransferase class V-fold PLP-dependent enzyme, with product MWLAILGTATNASTNANASSLRDLCPALANKTYFNYGGQGPLPTPSLEAINQSWRTIQELGPFTTDVWPFIEQETSRLRRALAGWCGVGPLRMTLTENVTSGCVLPLWGLPWEAGDELLISDCEHPGVVAACQELARRHQLSLATLPVLALCQTTPQAELESAVLQQLEACQTPRTRLVVLSHLLWNTGAVMPIPAVAHQLKHHPKQPWLLVDAAQSMGSLPVAEAAQVSDIYAFTGHKWCCGPEGLGGVALSERVLEQGQPTLIGWRSLEHEGSAGSSWHRDGRRFEVATSCVPLLSGLRQSLELLTAEGDDDERLKRIRQGSQQLWSGLQSLPGCSTLLPEAPPAGLISFQLEGIETAQAVTALGQAGIWIRRLDSPDCLRACTHICTTPAELEGLIGALAKLS from the coding sequence ATGTGGCTGGCAATTTTGGGCACCGCTACCAACGCTTCTACCAACGCAAACGCTAGTAGCCTTAGGGATCTTTGCCCAGCACTAGCCAACAAGACCTACTTCAACTACGGCGGTCAAGGTCCCCTGCCGACCCCGTCGCTGGAGGCAATCAACCAGAGCTGGAGAACCATTCAGGAGCTCGGGCCGTTCACAACCGATGTCTGGCCTTTCATCGAGCAGGAAACCAGTCGCCTGCGCAGAGCCCTCGCGGGCTGGTGCGGGGTTGGCCCCCTTCGCATGACCCTGACGGAGAACGTCACCAGCGGCTGCGTCCTACCCCTCTGGGGCTTGCCCTGGGAGGCAGGCGATGAGCTGCTGATCAGCGACTGTGAGCATCCCGGTGTTGTCGCCGCCTGCCAGGAATTGGCTCGCCGCCATCAGCTGAGCCTGGCCACCCTGCCGGTCCTCGCGCTCTGCCAGACCACCCCGCAGGCGGAACTGGAGTCCGCCGTGCTGCAGCAGCTCGAGGCCTGCCAAACCCCCCGGACCCGGCTCGTTGTCCTCTCCCATCTGCTCTGGAACACCGGGGCAGTGATGCCGATCCCGGCGGTCGCCCATCAGCTCAAACACCATCCCAAGCAACCCTGGCTGCTGGTGGATGCGGCCCAGTCCATGGGCAGCCTTCCCGTCGCCGAAGCCGCGCAGGTGTCCGACATCTATGCCTTCACCGGCCACAAGTGGTGCTGCGGCCCCGAAGGCCTTGGCGGCGTGGCCCTCTCGGAGCGGGTCCTCGAACAAGGCCAACCGACCCTGATTGGCTGGCGCAGCCTCGAGCACGAGGGCAGCGCCGGAAGCAGCTGGCACCGCGATGGGCGCCGCTTTGAAGTCGCCACCTCCTGTGTCCCCCTCCTCAGCGGCCTGCGTCAATCGCTAGAGCTCTTGACCGCAGAAGGCGATGACGACGAACGCCTCAAGAGGATCCGTCAGGGCAGTCAGCAGCTCTGGAGTGGCCTGCAATCGCTCCCGGGTTGCAGCACCCTGCTGCCGGAGGCGCCTCCCGCAGGACTCATCAGCTTCCAGCTGGAGGGCATTGAGACCGCCCAAGCCGTGACGGCCCTCGGTCAAGCCGGGATCTGGATCCGCCGCCTCGATTCCCCGGATTGCCTCCGGGCCTGCACCCACATCTGCACCACCCCCGCTGAACTCGAGGGGTTGATCGGAGCACTGGCCAAGCTCAGCTAG
- a CDS encoding UDP-N-acetylmuramoyl-L-alanyl-D-glutamate--2,6-diaminopimelate ligase, giving the protein MSQRLHTLLRQVGLAVPPGLGNVDVDGVSCDSRRVGTGTVFVGLPGATVDGGAYWPEALQAGAALAVIGRAAAEARPPADGDAVLVVSDPVSRWAGLLAAEFWQQPSQRLALIGVTGTNGKTTTTYLLEHLASQCGYPVALFGTLINRWPGHSVTAQHTTAFSDELQAQLAMAAEAGSRIAAMEVSSHALDQQRISGCRFAGAIFTNLTQDHLDYHPSMEDYFEAKAKLFDAPLLGPDARAVVNVDDPWGARLAERLGERCWRASLESNSSAELRMEGLQMGPQGVSGTLITPLGQGAFASPLLGKFNLMNLLEAVGVLLQQGLPLSAMLEALGSFKGVPGRMERVQVARVECCDAGLPAVLVDYAHTPDGLESALTACRPFVQGELICVFGCGGDRDRTKRPQMAAIAARLADQVLVTSDNPRTEDPDQILKDVVAGIPEGTPLRVDVDRGQAIAEAIAKAQPQDLVLIAGKGHEDYQILGTTKVHFDDREEAEKALRNRPC; this is encoded by the coding sequence ATGTCCCAACGGCTCCACACCCTGCTGCGACAGGTCGGGCTGGCGGTTCCCCCTGGGCTGGGGAATGTGGATGTGGACGGGGTGAGCTGTGACTCCCGCCGGGTGGGGACCGGGACTGTCTTTGTGGGCTTGCCTGGAGCCACGGTGGATGGCGGTGCCTATTGGCCGGAGGCGCTTCAGGCCGGTGCCGCCTTGGCTGTGATTGGCCGCGCTGCCGCAGAAGCCCGGCCCCCCGCCGATGGTGATGCGGTTTTGGTGGTCTCTGACCCGGTCTCCCGCTGGGCTGGTTTGCTGGCCGCGGAGTTCTGGCAGCAACCCAGTCAGCGCCTGGCTTTGATCGGTGTGACGGGCACTAACGGCAAGACCACGACGACCTATTTGTTGGAACACCTGGCCAGCCAGTGCGGCTACCCAGTGGCCCTATTCGGCACCTTGATCAACCGCTGGCCGGGTCACAGCGTGACGGCTCAGCACACCACGGCCTTTTCCGACGAGCTGCAGGCCCAACTGGCGATGGCCGCGGAGGCCGGATCGCGGATCGCGGCGATGGAGGTGAGCTCCCATGCCCTCGATCAGCAGCGGATCAGCGGTTGCCGCTTTGCCGGGGCGATCTTCACGAACCTGACCCAGGACCACCTCGACTACCACCCCTCGATGGAGGACTACTTCGAGGCCAAGGCCAAGTTGTTTGATGCGCCCCTCCTGGGGCCGGACGCCCGGGCTGTCGTCAATGTCGATGACCCTTGGGGAGCGCGGTTGGCCGAACGCTTGGGCGAGCGTTGCTGGCGGGCCTCCCTGGAGTCCAACTCCTCCGCGGAGCTGCGGATGGAGGGGTTGCAGATGGGCCCCCAGGGGGTCAGCGGAACCCTGATCACCCCGCTCGGTCAGGGAGCGTTTGCCTCGCCGTTGCTGGGCAAGTTCAACTTGATGAATCTGCTTGAGGCCGTTGGGGTTTTGCTGCAGCAGGGGCTCCCCTTGTCGGCAATGTTGGAGGCCCTCGGCAGCTTTAAGGGGGTGCCGGGCCGGATGGAGCGGGTTCAGGTGGCCCGCGTCGAATGCTGCGATGCAGGCTTGCCGGCGGTCCTGGTGGATTACGCCCACACCCCCGATGGCCTCGAGAGTGCCCTCACGGCTTGCCGGCCCTTTGTGCAGGGCGAACTGATCTGTGTTTTTGGTTGCGGCGGGGATCGTGACCGCACCAAGCGCCCCCAGATGGCGGCCATCGCAGCGCGGCTGGCGGATCAGGTGCTGGTGACCTCCGACAACCCACGCACGGAGGATCCTGATCAGATCCTCAAGGATGTGGTTGCAGGGATTCCAGAGGGCACGCCCCTGCGGGTCGACGTGGATCGTGGCCAGGCGATCGCAGAGGCGATTGCGAAGGCCCAGCCCCAGGACCTCGTCCTCATTGCGGGCAAGGGTCACGAGGATTACCAAATCCTGGGCACCACAAAGGTGCATTTCGATGACCGCGAGGAGGCCGAGAAGGCCCTGCGCAATCGACCCTGCTAG
- a CDS encoding glutaredoxin family protein, protein MATLVLVTRVGCCLCEGLEEKLRAAAVPFEAVDVDLDPQLLARFDLEVPVLIHRGADGERVLPRFSPRLGASQLAGWLTQQGVH, encoded by the coding sequence ATGGCCACCTTGGTGCTGGTGACCCGGGTGGGCTGTTGCCTTTGCGAGGGCTTGGAGGAGAAGTTGCGCGCCGCCGCGGTCCCCTTTGAAGCCGTGGATGTGGACCTGGATCCCCAATTGCTGGCCCGGTTTGACCTGGAAGTCCCCGTCTTGATTCACCGCGGCGCCGACGGGGAGCGGGTTTTGCCTCGGTTCTCGCCCCGGTTGGGGGCATCGCAGTTGGCCGGCTGGCTGACCCAGCAGGGGGTCCATTAG
- the yidD gene encoding membrane protein insertion efficiency factor YidD yields MNSLLQRLLLALIGFYRLAISPLLGPPRCRFIPSCSAYGLEAIERHGPWRGSWLTLKRLLRCHPWTPCGCDPVPD; encoded by the coding sequence ATGAACAGCCTGCTCCAACGTCTGCTGCTGGCCCTGATCGGTTTCTATCGCCTGGCGATTTCACCTCTGCTGGGCCCTCCCCGCTGCCGCTTCATTCCCAGTTGCAGCGCCTATGGCCTGGAGGCGATTGAACGCCACGGCCCCTGGCGCGGCAGCTGGCTGACGCTGAAGCGCCTGCTGCGTTGTCACCCCTGGACGCCCTGCGGTTGCGACCCGGTGCCGGATTGA
- the rpsD gene encoding 30S ribosomal protein S4, whose amino-acid sequence MSRYRGPRLRITRRLGDLPGLTRKSAKRSYPPGQHGQARRKRSEYAIRLEEKQKLRFNYGISERQLVRYVKKARAQEGSTGTNLLKLLENRLDNVCFRLGFGPTVPGARQLVNHGHVTVNGRVVDIASYQCKAGDVVAIRERKQSKKLAEGNLEFPGLANIPPHLELDKNKLIAKVGGKCEREWVALEINELLVVEYYSRKV is encoded by the coding sequence ATGTCTCGCTACCGCGGCCCTCGCCTGAGGATTACGCGGCGCTTGGGAGACCTTCCTGGTCTCACCCGTAAGTCCGCCAAGCGGTCTTATCCCCCCGGTCAGCACGGCCAAGCCCGTCGCAAGCGCTCCGAATACGCCATCCGACTCGAAGAGAAGCAGAAGCTTCGCTTCAACTACGGCATTTCCGAACGTCAGCTGGTTCGCTATGTCAAAAAGGCCCGTGCCCAAGAGGGCTCCACGGGTACCAACCTGCTGAAACTGCTCGAGAACCGTCTCGACAACGTTTGCTTCCGCCTCGGCTTCGGCCCCACCGTCCCCGGTGCCCGTCAGCTGGTGAACCATGGCCACGTGACCGTGAACGGCCGCGTTGTGGACATCGCGAGCTACCAGTGTAAGGCCGGCGATGTGGTCGCCATCCGTGAGCGCAAGCAGAGCAAGAAACTGGCTGAAGGCAACCTGGAATTCCCTGGCCTCGCCAACATCCCCCCTCACCTCGAGCTCGACAAGAACAAGCTCATCGCCAAGGTCGGCGGTAAGTGCGAGCGCGAGTGGGTCGCTCTCGAAATCAACGAACTGCTGGTGGTGGAGTACTACTCCCGCAAGGTCTGA
- a CDS encoding SGNH/GDSL hydrolase family protein, with the protein MLSKKVKPVLATLAIAASGAIASSSIYRHLAVDKVAVASFYIQLDKQSSSASKQLQKSRNYLTSFFEKDVPFYFAGADGKTTRRALTNCTFHKEDLNHIDYRCQARANTSSSENLAHGTAYLYRISINGYPRNETKLLARLKANQTEEPTSRADKKVFFDPINHPETGDPTLQELTVPVNIYESINPGQLNGEQATGQNISALNIALGSLVAGIMLAIISRSHKKKTFTISAALIITGYLMAEQLSRAMHWNPLPRNSLLANSALLEIFENTRLKVLYQSFSSGKTGERLVDSTWRKGHLENYGHRENAFDRVNNFDKDDNGISYSSTCTTRDPNKLDVLAIGASVAEGAHASSVPKTWWNLSAENLTLKVRENVCFGVLAKGGIKSDRELELLDDFLSKYTPPKALVIVHGQNDILNRTLNLDSKVPGARQDYRQIGAASTDQLVAYSEAIRALAAKNNISVYEAIPPSAIDKASLTQAEKAILVGYAGSKLYDWSLPRRILNHWFNEASTRLKLSDLLNEGYIFLDLRDIFNSTATTLFADIWHFGDKGHEIFAEHITAALHSQFHKKARVQSKSTKTN; encoded by the coding sequence GTGCTGAGCAAGAAAGTCAAGCCTGTATTGGCCACCCTCGCCATCGCAGCTAGTGGAGCAATTGCCTCCAGCTCCATATACAGACACTTAGCAGTCGACAAAGTCGCCGTAGCATCTTTCTACATTCAACTAGACAAGCAGAGCTCAAGCGCATCCAAGCAACTCCAAAAGTCGCGGAACTACCTGACGAGCTTTTTCGAAAAGGACGTGCCGTTCTACTTTGCGGGCGCAGACGGAAAAACAACAAGAAGAGCACTCACAAACTGCACATTTCACAAAGAAGACCTAAACCATATTGACTACAGGTGCCAAGCAAGAGCAAATACCAGCTCAAGCGAAAACCTGGCTCATGGCACCGCCTATCTTTACAGGATATCGATTAATGGATACCCACGAAACGAAACCAAGCTCCTCGCGAGACTCAAGGCTAACCAAACAGAAGAACCAACAAGCAGAGCGGATAAGAAAGTTTTTTTTGATCCAATTAATCATCCAGAAACAGGAGACCCAACTCTTCAAGAATTGACAGTCCCCGTAAATATTTACGAGTCCATCAACCCTGGCCAACTGAATGGCGAGCAAGCAACAGGGCAAAACATCTCAGCCCTAAACATCGCCCTGGGATCTCTTGTCGCAGGAATTATGCTTGCAATAATCTCAAGAAGTCATAAAAAGAAGACTTTCACAATCTCAGCAGCACTCATAATCACAGGATACCTAATGGCAGAGCAGCTCAGTAGAGCAATGCACTGGAACCCACTTCCAAGAAACTCACTTCTAGCTAATTCTGCACTACTTGAGATTTTTGAGAACACTCGACTGAAAGTCTTATATCAATCATTTTCATCAGGAAAAACCGGAGAAAGGCTTGTGGATTCAACCTGGAGGAAAGGACACCTAGAGAACTACGGCCACCGAGAAAATGCTTTTGACAGAGTTAACAACTTCGACAAAGATGACAACGGAATCAGCTACAGCTCAACATGCACTACCAGAGATCCAAACAAACTCGATGTACTAGCTATTGGAGCCTCTGTAGCAGAGGGAGCTCATGCCAGCTCAGTCCCAAAAACATGGTGGAATTTATCGGCAGAAAATCTAACTCTTAAAGTTCGAGAAAACGTGTGCTTTGGAGTACTTGCCAAAGGAGGAATAAAATCAGACAGAGAGCTTGAACTCCTGGATGACTTCTTGTCAAAATACACACCCCCAAAAGCATTGGTCATTGTGCATGGACAGAATGACATCCTCAACAGGACACTAAATCTCGACTCCAAGGTGCCTGGAGCAAGACAAGATTACCGTCAAATTGGAGCGGCCTCAACAGATCAACTAGTCGCTTATTCAGAGGCCATCAGAGCGCTAGCAGCTAAGAACAATATCTCCGTTTACGAAGCCATACCACCATCTGCCATAGATAAAGCATCGCTAACTCAAGCAGAAAAAGCAATCCTTGTTGGGTACGCAGGATCAAAGCTCTACGATTGGTCTCTTCCAAGAAGAATACTCAACCATTGGTTCAACGAGGCCTCAACCAGACTAAAGCTATCAGATCTACTAAATGAAGGCTACATATTTCTAGACTTAAGAGACATATTTAATTCGACCGCTACAACATTGTTTGCAGACATTTGGCACTTCGGCGACAAAGGCCATGAGATCTTCGCAGAGCACATCACCGCAGCTCTTCACAGCCAATTTCACAAGAAAGCTAGAGTCCAGTCCAAATCAACAAAAACAAATTAA
- a CDS encoding SGNH/GDSL hydrolase family protein encodes MKTNPNIKIPKAAWIILLITAVIPGTSEKILLTRFNSDCLQQTDYYKVKIETSAALSPSLPNKRSENKLKEIGSYFLRRKLTQSDFPEDFPSHSGISKNIDPSLSRSRAETLQHSPSWSWLEQKINAANNRGLNSQEGYLSKIINNGRRGGRIQIREWTSNKHVNGISSWIDRFPLALTSIKIDKDIEAKCRTTLTDQKLIQRGHLLPWITAPQLFIDRKQANALFHPKLQTLIAKTASTDFKRLYFDLEASRGYIVSIGTSDFSLSTRFTLAVIALLLLACSHKRKTTGQSQANRLSSNQCYRSLIKVLLTNLFIFAFACFGALSVIEIILTKTSWLDEASSTAPTYLPLHEILQYEQDMRERFLAVNEYGFADKPVSSYNEASSCTISILGDSFVWGYGGGAKNDERWTSQLEKLIPSCKVRHWGIGGWSTKDQIRFMREKGRLHHSDLIILGFVDNDLDLKPENEGNNIQTIRELKSLIQPTPFLVLFTPWNGSEHHQTTFKKASTLFTRLDIRNHSCLKDVQNVAGESDAPRHMWIGSNVDRHPGIPITVAIANCALKHISNIKELETTAIE; translated from the coding sequence ATGAAGACAAACCCAAACATAAAGATTCCCAAAGCAGCCTGGATCATACTTCTAATTACGGCGGTCATACCCGGCACATCAGAGAAGATACTCCTAACAAGATTCAACTCAGATTGCCTTCAACAAACTGATTACTACAAAGTCAAAATAGAAACATCTGCAGCTCTCTCCCCAAGCCTGCCAAACAAAAGATCAGAGAACAAGCTCAAAGAAATAGGCTCTTACTTCCTAAGGAGAAAGCTGACACAGTCAGACTTTCCCGAAGATTTCCCATCGCACTCCGGAATATCTAAGAACATTGACCCCAGCCTCAGCAGGAGTAGAGCGGAGACCTTGCAACATTCCCCAAGCTGGTCTTGGCTTGAACAAAAGATAAATGCAGCCAACAACAGAGGACTCAACTCACAAGAAGGTTACCTAAGCAAGATCATTAATAATGGACGAAGAGGCGGACGAATTCAAATAAGAGAATGGACCAGCAACAAGCACGTGAACGGAATATCCAGCTGGATAGACAGATTCCCCCTTGCACTAACCAGTATCAAGATAGACAAGGACATTGAGGCAAAGTGCAGAACCACCCTTACTGACCAGAAACTAATTCAACGTGGACACCTTCTTCCGTGGATTACAGCCCCACAACTTTTCATAGACAGAAAGCAAGCTAATGCTTTATTCCATCCAAAGCTCCAAACCCTAATAGCAAAGACAGCTAGTACTGATTTCAAAAGACTTTATTTTGACTTGGAAGCCTCGAGGGGATACATCGTCTCCATTGGAACATCTGATTTTTCGCTATCAACTCGATTTACGCTAGCTGTTATCGCACTATTATTACTAGCCTGCAGCCACAAGAGAAAAACCACAGGCCAAAGCCAAGCGAACAGGCTTTCAAGTAATCAATGTTACCGAAGCCTAATTAAAGTACTTTTGACGAATTTATTTATTTTTGCATTTGCATGCTTTGGTGCACTTTCGGTTATAGAAATAATCTTGACTAAGACTAGCTGGCTAGACGAAGCCAGCAGCACCGCTCCCACCTATCTACCTCTCCATGAGATACTTCAATATGAGCAGGATATGCGGGAAAGATTCCTAGCTGTCAATGAATACGGTTTCGCGGATAAGCCGGTCTCTTCATATAACGAAGCTTCATCCTGCACCATCTCAATTCTAGGAGACTCGTTTGTGTGGGGGTATGGCGGGGGAGCGAAGAACGACGAGAGGTGGACAAGCCAGCTAGAGAAGCTTATTCCAAGTTGCAAGGTTCGCCATTGGGGAATCGGCGGGTGGTCCACTAAAGACCAAATCAGGTTCATGAGAGAGAAAGGGAGACTCCATCATTCGGATCTGATCATCCTGGGTTTTGTCGACAACGACCTTGATTTGAAGCCAGAAAACGAAGGAAACAATATCCAAACAATCAGGGAGCTTAAAAGCCTGATTCAACCCACGCCATTTCTTGTGCTTTTTACCCCATGGAATGGTTCAGAGCATCACCAAACAACCTTCAAGAAGGCATCTACTTTGTTCACTAGACTTGACATCCGCAACCACTCTTGCCTTAAGGATGTCCAGAACGTAGCCGGGGAAAGCGACGCCCCACGTCACATGTGGATAGGCTCCAACGTGGATAGGCATCCAGGCATTCCCATTACAGTGGCAATTGCGAATTGCGCCTTGAAGCATATATCAAACATCAAGGAACTAGAGACAACTGCAATTGAATAG
- the trpC gene encoding indole-3-glycerol phosphate synthase TrpC, with protein MEIRRRPPNPKVKVAHLEYACPHEEGEPRNILEKIVWEKDREVAAARDRVPLDKLKRQVAALPAPRDFLAALKSACCKPAVIAEVKKASPSKGVIREHFDPEAIAQGYAAGGASCLSVLTDKPFFQGGFEVLVQVRQVVDLPLLCKDFILTPYQLYQARAAGADAALLIAAILSDQDMAYLLKVAKSLGLTVLVEVHDAAELERVLALDGVQLIGINNRDLATFHTDLATTDQLMERYGDQLRAKGCLLVSESGLFSRDDLDRVQSAGADAVLVGESLMRQDDVTQALETLIGG; from the coding sequence ATGGAGATCCGCCGCAGGCCCCCCAACCCGAAGGTGAAGGTGGCTCACCTGGAGTACGCCTGTCCCCATGAGGAGGGCGAGCCCCGCAACATCCTCGAGAAGATCGTCTGGGAGAAGGACCGCGAAGTGGCGGCGGCCCGCGATCGGGTGCCCCTAGATAAACTCAAGCGTCAGGTGGCGGCCCTGCCTGCCCCCCGCGACTTCCTGGCTGCGCTGAAATCGGCCTGCTGCAAGCCGGCCGTGATTGCTGAGGTCAAGAAGGCCAGCCCGAGCAAGGGGGTGATCCGCGAGCACTTCGATCCGGAGGCGATTGCCCAGGGGTATGCCGCTGGGGGGGCCAGCTGCCTATCGGTGCTGACCGACAAGCCGTTCTTCCAGGGGGGCTTTGAGGTGCTGGTGCAGGTGCGTCAGGTCGTGGACCTGCCGTTGCTTTGCAAGGACTTCATCCTGACGCCCTATCAGCTCTATCAGGCGCGGGCGGCCGGGGCTGATGCGGCCCTGTTGATTGCGGCGATCCTGAGCGATCAGGACATGGCCTATCTGCTCAAGGTGGCCAAGAGCCTGGGACTCACGGTGCTGGTCGAGGTGCACGATGCGGCGGAACTGGAGCGGGTTTTGGCCCTCGATGGCGTCCAGCTGATTGGGATCAACAACCGCGACCTGGCCACCTTCCACACCGATCTGGCCACCACGGATCAGTTGATGGAGCGCTACGGCGACCAGCTGCGCGCCAAGGGCTGCCTGCTGGTGAGTGAGTCGGGGCTGTTCAGCCGCGATGATCTCGACCGGGTCCAGAGCGCCGGTGCCGATGCGGTGCTGGTGGGTGAATCGCTGATGCGCCAAGACGATGTCACCCAGGCGCTGGAAACGTTGATCGGGGGTTGA